A single region of the Gracilibacillus caseinilyticus genome encodes:
- a CDS encoding alpha/beta hydrolase family protein produces MDIAEIKVSDPTPVVSVKPVVLSAPGRGEGLKVKVSAPTTGRNLPIIVFSHGSGSSLEGYGPLVDFWAAHGFVVIQPTHLDSRTVGLPQDDPRTPRIWRFRVEDMNRVLDQLDLLESAVPGLSGRLDRSRIATAGHSFGGQTAGNLLGLRVLNPETKKEEDLSDSRIKAGLLFATAGQGGDSLTPFAAENMPHLNVSFAHMTTPTLVIVGDQDNIPNKYQLTVRGPDWMTDPYFLSPGAESLLTLFGAEHSLGGIAGYEVQETTDDNPARVALIQRVTWAYLRHALDIEHSSWSAACAALEESDNSLGRIEFK; encoded by the coding sequence ATGGATATTGCAGAAATTAAAGTTAGTGACCCCACCCCAGTCGTCTCGGTGAAGCCGGTAGTCCTATCAGCCCCAGGCCGTGGTGAAGGTCTGAAGGTGAAAGTTTCCGCGCCGACGACCGGCCGTAACTTACCCATCATTGTTTTCTCACATGGATCTGGTTCGTCATTAGAGGGCTACGGTCCCTTGGTCGACTTTTGGGCGGCACACGGCTTCGTAGTCATTCAACCCACCCATCTTGACTCGAGGACAGTGGGCCTTCCTCAGGACGACCCCCGTACACCACGGATCTGGCGTTTCCGAGTCGAGGACATGAATCGCGTTCTCGATCAGCTTGATCTTCTAGAATCTGCCGTTCCCGGTCTAAGCGGGCGCCTAGACAGAAGCCGCATCGCTACAGCTGGACACTCCTTCGGCGGTCAAACGGCGGGCAATCTTTTGGGCTTGCGAGTCCTCAACCCGGAGACCAAGAAGGAAGAGGATCTGTCCGATTCGCGTATCAAAGCAGGCCTGCTGTTCGCCACCGCTGGGCAAGGTGGGGACAGCTTGACACCGTTCGCAGCCGAGAACATGCCGCACCTGAACGTGAGTTTCGCGCACATGACCACACCCACTCTCGTGATTGTCGGGGACCAAGACAACATCCCGAACAAGTATCAGCTGACCGTCCGCGGGCCGGACTGGATGACCGATCCCTACTTTCTCAGCCCTGGCGCCGAGAGCCTGCTCACCCTCTTCGGAGCAGAACACTCGCTCGGCGGTATTGCCGGCTACGAGGTCCAGGAAACAACGGACGATAACCCCGCGCGGGTCGCTCTGATCCAACGAGTCACATGGGCCTATCTCCGCCATGCTCTCGACATTGAACATTCCAGCTGGTCGGCGGCTTGCGCGGCTCTGGAAGAGAGCGATAACTCGCTTGGTCGCATCGAGTTTAAGTAA
- a CDS encoding MerR family transcriptional regulator, producing MEEQTFTIKQAAKQTGFSEDTIRFYEKIKLLPQAKRKENGHRIYRKEEIDRIKLISCLKKTGLSLEAMRPFLSVSTDNDSAGYTELVDQLRNHRENIVNQISTLQQLVDFIDIKLKEGEPRQDYSDQSQDEVLEEHKEKAKIRPISVVEMSYFSTSAKMDKSD from the coding sequence ATGGAAGAACAAACGTTTACGATCAAGCAAGCCGCTAAGCAAACCGGATTTTCCGAGGACACGATCCGTTTTTACGAAAAGATCAAGCTGTTGCCACAGGCAAAACGAAAGGAAAACGGACATCGCATCTATCGAAAAGAGGAAATCGATAGGATAAAGCTGATATCTTGCCTGAAAAAAACGGGATTGTCGCTCGAGGCTATGCGGCCATTTTTATCGGTCTCGACCGACAATGATTCCGCAGGATATACCGAACTGGTGGACCAATTAAGAAATCACCGCGAAAATATCGTAAATCAAATCTCCACCCTTCAGCAGTTGGTTGATTTTATTGACATAAAGCTGAAAGAAGGGGAACCTCGCCAGGATTACTCAGATCAAAGTCAAGACGAAGTTTTAGAAGAACACAAGGAAAAAGCAAAAATAAGGCCCATTTCTGTCGTTGAGATGAGTTATTTTT